From one Methylocystis parvus OBBP genomic stretch:
- a CDS encoding DUF3761 domain-containing protein — protein sequence MRSAMFCAVFTSWAISAEAKSPLKPLTPGAPVEEQLKEHGDYTNAKGETVHAPAHSLLGAAPDGATAKCRDGEFSFSHSRSGTCSGHGGVGSWLR from the coding sequence ATGCGTTCGGCTATGTTTTGCGCCGTCTTTACGTCCTGGGCAATAAGCGCCGAAGCGAAATCGCCGCTCAAGCCGCTGACCCCGGGCGCTCCGGTAGAGGAGCAGCTCAAAGAGCACGGCGACTACACAAACGCAAAGGGCGAAACCGTGCACGCCCCCGCTCACAGCCTATTGGGAGCGGCGCCCGATGGCGCGACGGCAAAATGCCGAGATGGCGAGTTCAGCTTCTCGCATTCGCGAAGCGGCACATGCTCCGGGCATGGCGGGGTCGGAAGTTGGTTGCGCTGA
- a CDS encoding Mu transposase C-terminal domain-containing protein codes for MELATVLGVSQATAYRLVRLFRKGGAVSALVDRKRGRRKDHHTLDKERDGIIRATISRFYLKPTRPPFSRLVREVQTKCLAAGFKAPNWRTIKNRLESIDLQRRAKRRGETSIVKATTPTPGELGASQPLELVQVDHTRADIIVVDEETREPIGRPWLTLAIDVFSRMVTGFYLTMDAPSRLSVSLCLLHSVFDKSAWLKDREIDELWPVAGLPAVLHVDNGPEFRSRAFIRGCEDAGMNIQWRPCRTPHYGGHIERLIGTQMGAVHLLPGSTSSNIAERGEYDPKLNAALTLREVERYIALEIVGSYHQSIHSSLCRPPIAVWREREGDIPLRLPHDRMRFWLTFLPEEERTLRPDGIHLFNLRYWSSALSADVGRTKRRLLVKYDPRDMSRIFIRRPSGNFIEARYADVTLPSVTLREALTARRALLAQGRREVDMRSIIRTAMAQRELVDDAKRKTNASRRGKAAGSKSKGDRNGWGSLRGVDSRQPVPFVEDSD; via the coding sequence TTGGAGCTTGCGACCGTACTCGGCGTGAGCCAGGCCACGGCTTATCGATTGGTCCGGCTCTTTCGAAAGGGAGGAGCCGTCTCCGCACTAGTCGATCGTAAGCGCGGACGGCGGAAGGATCATCACACGCTGGACAAGGAGCGGGATGGAATTATCCGCGCGACAATTTCGCGCTTCTATCTCAAGCCAACACGACCGCCCTTCTCGCGACTGGTTCGCGAAGTGCAGACCAAATGCTTGGCTGCCGGTTTTAAGGCGCCGAATTGGCGCACGATCAAAAATCGTTTAGAAAGTATCGACCTTCAACGGCGAGCGAAGCGACGTGGAGAAACGTCGATCGTCAAGGCGACAACGCCGACGCCCGGAGAGCTGGGCGCGTCTCAGCCTTTGGAACTTGTCCAGGTTGATCACACCAGAGCGGACATCATCGTCGTCGATGAAGAAACGCGCGAGCCAATCGGCCGTCCGTGGCTGACGCTCGCGATTGACGTGTTCAGTCGCATGGTGACGGGCTTCTATCTGACAATGGACGCTCCCTCTCGTTTGTCCGTGAGTCTTTGTCTGCTTCATTCGGTTTTCGACAAATCGGCATGGCTGAAGGATCGGGAGATCGACGAACTATGGCCGGTTGCGGGGCTGCCGGCAGTGCTGCATGTCGATAACGGCCCCGAATTTCGCAGCCGCGCCTTTATCCGCGGCTGTGAAGACGCCGGAATGAATATTCAGTGGAGGCCATGCCGCACGCCGCACTATGGCGGACATATCGAACGCCTAATCGGAACGCAGATGGGCGCCGTTCACCTCCTGCCCGGCTCGACATCCAGCAATATCGCAGAGCGTGGCGAGTATGATCCGAAGCTAAACGCGGCCCTGACCCTGCGTGAAGTCGAGCGGTACATTGCCCTCGAAATCGTCGGTTCGTACCATCAATCGATTCATAGCAGTTTGTGTCGTCCGCCAATCGCTGTATGGCGAGAACGCGAGGGAGACATTCCGCTCCGCTTACCTCACGATCGGATGCGCTTCTGGTTGACCTTTTTGCCTGAAGAGGAACGCACATTGCGCCCGGACGGGATCCATCTGTTCAATTTGCGTTACTGGTCCTCGGCGCTCAGCGCCGATGTCGGCAGAACCAAGCGACGGCTCCTGGTAAAATATGATCCCCGCGACATGTCGCGAATCTTCATTCGGCGACCCTCCGGCAATTTTATCGAGGCTCGCTATGCCGATGTAACCTTGCCGTCAGTGACGCTGCGCGAGGCGTTGACGGCGCGGCGCGCCCTACTGGCGCAAGGACGCCGCGAAGTCGATATGCGCTCGATTATCCGCACCGCGATGGCTCAGCGAGAACTTGTTGACGACGCGAAAAGGAAGACGAATGCGTCTCGACGCGGAAAGGCCGCCGGTTCAAAATCCAAGGGAGATCGCAACGGCTGGGGCTCGCTGCGCGGCGTCGATTCCAGACAGCCAGTGCCCTTTGTTGAAGACTCGGACTGA
- a CDS encoding helix-turn-helix domain-containing protein, which produces MTKSCYRNSRLEVLHRTGAALASVGALDKATMRDLDAFCLTEVEDLTGADIRALREREHVSQGIFARHLNVSAKLVSDWESGVKRPSGPSLKLLALVRTKGLAAIA; this is translated from the coding sequence ATGACTAAGAGCTGCTATCGCAACAGCCGCCTTGAAGTCTTGCACAGGACTGGCGCGGCGCTGGCGAGCGTCGGAGCGCTCGACAAGGCCACTATGCGCGATCTGGACGCCTTTTGCCTCACAGAGGTTGAAGACCTTACGGGCGCTGACATTCGCGCTCTGCGCGAGCGCGAGCATGTCAGTCAGGGAATTTTCGCGCGGCACCTCAATGTGAGCGCCAAGCTGGTGAGCGACTGGGAAAGCGGCGTCAAGCGTCCAAGCGGCCCCTCGCTCAAATTGCTGGCGCTCGTTCGAACCAAAGGCCTTGCCGCTATCGCGTAG
- a CDS encoding Tn3 family transposase, whose protein sequence is MKKHEILSPQSRAELFDPPTDPAAIVRHYTLSPDDLALIRQRRRDGNRLGFAVHLAYSKFPGRVLGSEEAPAPDVVAFLAHQLGIEPGAYSEYAQRDETRREHLGEIQSYLRVRPFSRVEYRSVAKIATEEAIGTDRGHVIVAAMIEALRTRGILLPAATILERLSLAARARARKQAHKNLVEGLELQAIAALEALIVVSDSRDRTALAWLRDWPEAPTQKNLVGVVERLQFVRSLGIRPDREQRIHRARYRAIAKETTILSAQHLSRLDPTRRLATLVVFARETEAILTDAALVVFDKMLGGVYRRAERVYRENVVHRAKALDASARALLHMAKAMLAAKESGEDQDAAVERSLGWERLKALVAETEIVVRNTREDNLTEIVERYPTVRRMIPVLLNAFVFRSWKANDTLLDALDLLRGLYVARSRHLPQRPPMAVLKATWRKLVGRGPTFDRRAYEVAVMMTLRDSLRSGDIWVEGSRAFRAFGDFLLPPEAFVARRQEGELGLAVPGRFDDWLTERTALLESRLNEIDALASAGKLVEAAITSEGLSISPIRKGENDEVDDVARRLYGMLPRLRITEMLAEVNGWTGFAERFGHLRTGAPPEENIGLMTALLADATNLGLARMARSSKIFSHSKLLWIAEWHVRDETYQAALACLTEAIHAQPFTRVWGDGGASSSDGQFFKAGGHGEARADYNAKYGSEPGVKFYTHISDRYAPFHTKVIAANASEAAHILDGLLHHECSLDIREHYTDTAGAVDHVFGLCHLTGFRFAPRIRDLADRRLYVADARATYASLDPMIGGAIDFRVIDENWDETLRLAASIKAGTVAPSILMRRLAAYPKQNALAKTLREIGRLERTLFTLDWISDPALRRRTNAGLNKGEARNALARAVFFHRLGETRDRTFENQRYRASGLNLVVSAVILWNTVYLSHAVAELRSSGERVRDDLLAHIAPLGWEHITFNGDYVWPTEPLQNAFRPLRNPRSELLDAA, encoded by the coding sequence ATGAAAAAACACGAAATTCTTTCTCCGCAGTCTCGGGCTGAACTATTCGACCCGCCGACAGATCCGGCCGCAATCGTCCGGCACTACACCCTCTCGCCTGACGACTTAGCGTTGATCCGCCAACGACGTCGTGACGGCAATCGATTGGGATTCGCCGTGCATCTTGCATATTCGAAATTTCCCGGCAGAGTTCTTGGCAGTGAGGAAGCTCCCGCTCCGGACGTGGTCGCCTTTTTGGCCCATCAGCTCGGAATCGAGCCGGGCGCTTATAGTGAATACGCACAGCGTGATGAAACCCGTCGTGAACATCTCGGCGAGATACAGTCGTATTTGCGCGTCCGTCCTTTCAGTCGCGTCGAGTATCGGTCTGTCGCGAAGATTGCGACGGAGGAGGCAATTGGGACGGATCGTGGCCACGTAATCGTTGCAGCCATGATCGAGGCCCTTCGAACTCGTGGCATTTTGTTGCCCGCAGCGACAATTTTGGAACGCCTGAGCCTGGCGGCTCGCGCCCGCGCTCGAAAGCAGGCGCACAAGAATCTTGTCGAGGGATTGGAACTGCAAGCTATCGCCGCGCTGGAGGCGTTGATCGTGGTCAGCGACAGTAGAGATCGCACTGCGCTTGCGTGGCTTCGTGATTGGCCGGAAGCGCCGACCCAGAAGAACCTTGTTGGCGTCGTCGAGCGCTTGCAATTTGTTCGAAGCCTGGGCATCCGGCCAGATCGCGAGCAACGGATTCATCGCGCGCGCTATAGGGCGATCGCCAAGGAAACAACTATTCTTAGCGCCCAGCATCTTTCGCGATTAGACCCCACGCGCCGACTGGCGACTCTGGTCGTGTTCGCCCGCGAAACGGAAGCGATCCTCACGGACGCGGCGCTGGTCGTGTTCGACAAGATGCTTGGCGGCGTCTACCGTCGCGCCGAACGCGTCTACAGAGAAAATGTTGTCCATCGAGCGAAAGCGCTCGATGCGTCTGCGCGTGCGTTGCTCCACATGGCGAAAGCCATGTTGGCGGCGAAGGAGTCTGGAGAGGACCAGGATGCGGCTGTTGAACGATCGCTTGGTTGGGAACGCCTGAAGGCGCTTGTCGCTGAAACAGAAATTGTCGTCAGAAACACGCGCGAAGATAATCTGACCGAAATCGTCGAAAGATATCCGACGGTGCGCCGGATGATACCGGTCCTGCTTAACGCATTTGTATTCCGCTCATGGAAGGCAAACGACACATTGCTCGACGCGCTTGATTTGTTGCGGGGACTTTATGTAGCGCGGTCGAGACACCTCCCTCAGCGCCCGCCCATGGCGGTTCTGAAAGCGACATGGCGCAAGCTCGTTGGACGAGGCCCTACATTTGACCGTCGGGCATACGAGGTCGCTGTAATGATGACGCTACGCGACAGTTTGCGGTCCGGAGACATTTGGGTCGAAGGCAGCCGTGCATTCCGCGCCTTCGGCGATTTTCTTTTGCCGCCCGAGGCTTTTGTTGCGCGTCGCCAAGAGGGCGAATTGGGACTGGCTGTCCCGGGTCGCTTCGATGACTGGCTCACGGAGCGGACTGCTTTGCTTGAATCGCGGCTCAATGAAATCGACGCGCTCGCGTCTGCAGGCAAGCTTGTCGAGGCGGCTATCACCTCAGAGGGGCTATCGATCAGTCCCATTCGCAAAGGCGAAAACGACGAAGTAGACGATGTCGCGCGGCGACTCTACGGCATGCTGCCGCGCCTGCGGATCACCGAGATGCTCGCTGAAGTCAATGGTTGGACAGGATTTGCCGAGCGCTTCGGTCATCTGCGGACCGGCGCGCCGCCCGAGGAAAATATCGGGCTGATGACGGCGTTGCTTGCGGACGCCACCAATCTCGGCCTCGCCCGAATGGCGCGAAGCTCCAAAATATTCAGCCATTCAAAATTGCTTTGGATTGCGGAATGGCATGTTCGCGACGAAACCTACCAGGCGGCGCTTGCCTGCCTGACCGAAGCGATCCACGCGCAGCCCTTCACAAGGGTCTGGGGTGACGGCGGCGCATCATCGTCGGACGGACAATTTTTCAAGGCAGGCGGGCATGGCGAAGCCCGCGCCGATTACAACGCCAAATATGGCTCCGAGCCGGGCGTCAAGTTTTATACGCATATCTCCGATCGCTACGCGCCGTTTCACACCAAGGTCATCGCCGCCAACGCTAGCGAGGCCGCGCATATTCTGGACGGGTTGCTTCACCACGAATGCTCGCTGGATATCCGAGAGCACTATACGGACACGGCGGGCGCCGTCGATCACGTATTCGGTCTCTGTCACCTCACGGGCTTTCGATTCGCGCCGCGCATTCGCGATCTTGCCGATCGTCGCCTCTATGTCGCGGACGCTCGTGCGACCTACGCATCTCTTGACCCGATGATCGGCGGCGCTATCGATTTTCGAGTCATCGACGAAAACTGGGATGAGACGTTGCGCCTTGCGGCATCGATCAAAGCCGGGACCGTTGCGCCGTCGATTCTGATGCGTCGGCTCGCGGCTTACCCCAAACAGAATGCGCTGGCGAAGACCCTTCGGGAAATAGGCCGGCTCGAACGCACGCTCTTTACCCTCGACTGGATCAGCGACCCGGCTCTGCGGCGGCGAACGAATGCCGGCCTCAACAAAGGAGAGGCGCGGAACGCGCTCGCCAGGGCGGTGTTCTTTCATCGCCTTGGCGAAACCCGCGACCGCACCTTCGAAAATCAACGCTACCGGGCCTCTGGCCTCAATCTCGTGGTGTCGGCCGTCATTCTGTGGAATACGGTCTATCTCAGCCACGCCGTTGCTGAACTCCGCTCCAGCGGAGAACGGGTCCGTGACGATTTGCTCGCTCATATCGCGCCGCTCGGCTGGGAGCACATCACCTTCAATGGGGACTATGTCTGGCCGACCGAGCCGCTCCAAAACGCCTTCCGACCCCTCCGCAACCCGCGATCCGAGCTACTCGATGCGGCTTAG
- a CDS encoding TniQ family protein has translation MTPKLPHCDQLPVVLPPLTYELLSSWICRHAVFYGVQPVTMLRHCLSDASSMREIDFRRTTKQAACIAHVFRTDATVVRQMSFANLCPDSHRWIAAKPMQFCANCRHQANSKGPEPVSRSQLLGWRITCSQCGSPLSDNEGNAVASPINSNWNEALNGQRLIDDEAQHGVQSWAPPMELARLLLMRRDPRTSNAAPNGNPRLLGAVLPEIDAVLANSRIVLPSPAKPILPLMLRPALLAAVAILERQGPFMLARLEERMIDQNRSRFRELAATMLCIPPEPVELSYLQHI, from the coding sequence GTGACGCCCAAGCTTCCTCATTGCGACCAGCTGCCGGTCGTGCTTCCACCGCTGACATATGAGCTTTTGTCGTCATGGATCTGTCGGCATGCGGTATTTTATGGCGTTCAGCCTGTCACCATGCTTCGGCATTGTCTGTCTGATGCGTCGTCGATGCGCGAGATCGATTTCCGACGGACGACCAAACAAGCCGCGTGCATAGCTCACGTGTTCAGAACGGACGCGACCGTTGTTCGGCAAATGAGTTTTGCAAATTTATGCCCAGATTCGCATCGATGGATCGCCGCGAAGCCAATGCAGTTCTGTGCGAATTGCCGGCACCAAGCAAATTCGAAGGGTCCAGAGCCTGTAAGCCGAAGCCAACTTCTCGGATGGCGCATCACGTGCTCGCAATGCGGTTCTCCACTCAGCGACAATGAAGGTAATGCGGTCGCGTCTCCTATCAACTCCAATTGGAACGAAGCGCTCAATGGCCAACGTCTGATTGACGACGAAGCGCAGCATGGCGTTCAAAGCTGGGCGCCGCCAATGGAATTGGCGCGTCTCCTGCTGATGCGACGCGACCCAAGAACAAGTAATGCCGCGCCCAATGGCAATCCCAGACTTCTTGGAGCCGTTCTTCCGGAAATCGACGCCGTTCTCGCAAATAGCCGGATCGTTCTTCCCTCCCCCGCCAAACCAATCCTGCCGCTTATGCTGCGCCCGGCGCTGCTTGCCGCTGTCGCGATCCTTGAACGTCAGGGCCCATTCATGCTGGCGCGGCTCGAAGAGAGAATGATCGACCAGAACCGCTCCCGCTTTCGCGAACTGGCCGCGACCATGCTCTGCATTCCACCCGAGCCCGTGGAATTATCATACTTGCAGCATATTTGA
- a CDS encoding MucR family transcriptional regulator, translating to MTAIEDADGVNATELAAEIVAAFVAHNSLPITELPGLIHAVDSALRGLGSGAPAAAAIEKREPAVPIKKSITPDYLICLDDGKQFKSLKRHLAALGMTPDAYRAKWGLPESYPMVAPNYAAQRSQLALKMGLGQARKQETAKRSRKTNGRAGV from the coding sequence ATGACCGCAATTGAAGATGCGGATGGGGTCAACGCCACGGAACTGGCGGCGGAGATCGTGGCGGCTTTCGTCGCGCATAATTCGCTGCCCATCACCGAGTTGCCGGGGCTGATCCACGCCGTTGATTCGGCGTTGCGTGGGCTTGGGAGTGGCGCGCCCGCGGCGGCGGCGATCGAAAAGCGCGAACCGGCGGTGCCGATCAAGAAATCCATCACGCCCGACTATCTCATCTGCCTTGACGACGGGAAGCAGTTCAAATCGCTCAAGCGACATTTGGCGGCTCTGGGCATGACGCCGGACGCGTATCGCGCCAAATGGGGTCTGCCGGAGAGCTATCCCATGGTTGCGCCGAACTATGCGGCACAACGCTCGCAGCTGGCGCTGAAGATGGGGCTCGGGCAGGCGCGCAAGCAGGAAACGGCAAAGCGTAGTCGAAAGACGAACGGGCGAGCAGGTGTCTGA
- a CDS encoding BRO-N domain-containing protein yields the protein MPRNKPLSEHRNYQVLEAFRLIGFMILSALGPVRPESMKTNGMKITPFLFENDKLIRTIDRNGGPWFIAKDVCEALGLANSRDAIEKLDADEKGVASTDTLGGRQEMQIISESGLYALALRCRDAMTPGTVPHGFRKWVTADVLPSIRKTGGYSGGAEFDEAKFARIAAESARAVVEALLPGMIDGILAARGGCFKPSRQTWLPEHSPQGCG from the coding sequence ATGCCGCGCAATAAGCCGCTGTCGGAGCATCGGAATTATCAGGTTCTGGAAGCGTTCCGTTTGATCGGTTTTATGATCCTGAGCGCTCTCGGGCCTGTCAGGCCGGAGTCGATGAAGACTAACGGAATGAAAATCACCCCGTTCCTATTCGAAAATGACAAGCTCATCAGAACCATAGACCGCAATGGCGGGCCATGGTTCATTGCCAAGGATGTTTGCGAGGCGCTCGGTCTTGCAAATAGCCGAGACGCGATCGAGAAGCTGGATGCCGATGAAAAGGGTGTCGCTTCAACCGACACCCTCGGCGGACGGCAGGAAATGCAGATCATTTCCGAATCCGGCCTCTACGCCCTTGCCCTCCGCTGCCGTGACGCCATGACGCCCGGCACCGTCCCGCACGGCTTCCGCAAGTGGGTTACGGCAGATGTTCTTCCATCCATCCGCAAGACCGGCGGCTATAGTGGGGGCGCTGAATTCGACGAGGCCAAGTTCGCGCGCATAGCGGCGGAATCGGCACGGGCCGTCGTCGAGGCCCTGCTGCCTGGCATGATCGACGGCATTCTTGCGGCGCGTGGCGGCTGCTTTAAGCCCAGCAGGCAAACGTGGCTTCCGGAACATAGTCCCCAAGGATGCGGTTAG
- a CDS encoding TniB family NTP-binding protein, whose amino-acid sequence MNDVSSHLTPAAAALLSESDERRIRAIKSRRWVLYPRAKQALDRLGLLLNHPRGTRMPSVAIYGDSGMGKTMIMKRFRDEHPPGFNAVTGALRTPVLAMEMTSRPGERRFYAELLTLLGAPQRPRADIAQMEQSALRIMEAIGVQVLVIDEVHNILAGSYREQRVVLNTLRFLSNRLQISLVCFGVNEAREAISGDVQLARRFEQFTLNRWAADEQFEALVASILRNTPLRNPSVLSPKSLRWMLQVTEGITANIFHLINNLAVEAVETGREQICDEAIESWQPELDMEAAFA is encoded by the coding sequence ATGAACGATGTAAGCTCCCATCTGACGCCTGCCGCCGCCGCACTTCTCTCGGAATCCGATGAACGTCGCATCCGCGCAATAAAGTCGCGCCGTTGGGTTCTGTATCCGCGGGCCAAACAGGCCCTCGACCGTTTGGGGCTCCTGCTCAACCATCCTCGGGGAACGAGGATGCCATCCGTTGCGATTTATGGCGACAGCGGCATGGGCAAAACCATGATCATGAAGCGATTCCGTGACGAACACCCGCCGGGTTTCAATGCGGTCACGGGCGCGCTCCGAACGCCTGTACTCGCGATGGAGATGACCAGTCGACCGGGAGAACGCCGCTTCTATGCTGAACTGCTCACGCTCCTCGGCGCGCCACAGCGCCCCCGTGCAGACATTGCGCAGATGGAGCAGTCTGCATTGCGGATCATGGAGGCGATCGGCGTTCAGGTGCTCGTTATCGACGAAGTCCATAATATTCTCGCGGGCTCCTATCGGGAACAGAGGGTCGTGCTCAACACCCTTCGATTCCTGAGCAATCGCCTCCAAATCTCGCTCGTCTGCTTTGGCGTCAACGAAGCGCGTGAAGCGATCAGCGGGGATGTTCAACTCGCCCGCCGTTTTGAACAGTTCACGTTGAACCGTTGGGCGGCGGATGAACAATTTGAAGCGCTCGTCGCGTCCATTCTGCGCAACACGCCCTTACGCAATCCTTCCGTGCTCAGCCCGAAATCATTGCGTTGGATGCTTCAAGTGACCGAGGGCATCACGGCAAACATCTTCCATCTGATCAACAATCTCGCCGTGGAGGCGGTTGAAACTGGAAGAGAGCAAATCTGCGACGAAGCCATCGAGAGTTGGCAGCCAGAACTCGATATGGAAGCGGCGTTCGCGTGA
- a CDS encoding type II toxin-antitoxin system Phd/YefM family antitoxin produces MKVTSTEFQQNVGRYQDAAQQAPVVITKNSRAHTVLMSAAFFEMVMKGRVARPIEDLDDDTLKAIARSEVSAEHAPLDNLLKDWTP; encoded by the coding sequence ATGAAAGTCACGTCAACGGAGTTCCAGCAGAATGTTGGCCGCTATCAGGACGCGGCACAGCAAGCGCCGGTCGTCATTACGAAGAATTCGCGCGCGCACACGGTGCTGATGTCGGCGGCGTTTTTCGAGATGGTCATGAAAGGGCGCGTGGCGCGTCCGATCGAAGACCTCGACGACGACACGCTGAAAGCGATTGCGCGGAGTGAAGTCTCTGCCGAACATGCGCCGCTCGATAATCTCCTCAAAGATTGGACGCCATGA
- a CDS encoding helix-turn-helix domain-containing protein encodes MPNGKAYKINLRKIERRALLNLMTTLEERANQYSKAFGKSILKEGKVRKSDEVRNIAILKLKAILLASDGKTNRCIAKEIEMSEHSVGRWRKEFFEILSRDDLPFERITGYFHYDSNALEEVIWRLENNKPITWRG; translated from the coding sequence TTGCCCAACGGGAAAGCCTATAAAATCAATTTACGCAAAATAGAACGGCGTGCGTTATTGAATTTAATGACGACATTGGAGGAAAGAGCAAACCAGTATAGCAAGGCATTCGGCAAATCTATCTTAAAGGAAGGTAAAGTTAGAAAATCAGATGAAGTAAGAAACATTGCTATACTAAAGCTTAAGGCAATACTTCTTGCGTCCGATGGAAAAACAAATAGGTGTATCGCAAAAGAAATTGAAATGTCCGAGCATAGTGTCGGAAGGTGGAGAAAAGAATTTTTTGAAATCTTGTCAAGAGATGACCTGCCATTTGAGCGAATAACTGGATATTTCCATTATGATTCAAACGCGCTGGAGGAAGTGATTTGGAGGCTTGAGAATAATAAGCCTATCACGTGGCGTGGATGA
- a CDS encoding type II toxin-antitoxin system RelE/ParE family toxin — protein sequence MKIFKTKEFARYARREDIDDQRLCEAVARAERGLIDADLGGGLIKQRVGRAGQGRRGGYRTLMAFSSQTRTVFVYGFAKSERDNIGPDELHFWRSVARGFFTMSEEQLGKLIAAQEITEVTCHD from the coding sequence GTGAAGATATTCAAAACCAAGGAATTTGCCCGATATGCGCGGCGCGAGGACATCGACGATCAGCGGCTTTGCGAGGCCGTTGCGCGGGCCGAGCGCGGATTGATCGACGCCGACCTTGGCGGCGGACTTATCAAGCAGCGCGTTGGTCGCGCGGGCCAAGGGCGGCGCGGAGGCTATCGAACGCTCATGGCGTTCAGCTCTCAGACGCGAACCGTCTTCGTTTATGGCTTCGCCAAAAGCGAGCGGGACAATATCGGGCCGGATGAATTGCATTTTTGGCGCAGCGTCGCGCGAGGGTTTTTCACCATGAGCGAGGAGCAGCTTGGAAAGCTGATCGCGGCGCAGGAAATCACGGAGGTAACTTGCCATGACTAA
- a CDS encoding sensor histidine kinase, protein MKDADRRKDEFLATLAHELRNPLAAIKAATYTLDHGSARETKARQEIDALAILDRQVDQLVRLVDDLLEVSRIRTGKITLRLEPVDLEKVLRQAIETAQPELDRGRHTLKVDLPNDQIVLRGDLVRLIQVFANLLNNAAKYTDPNGKIELSAERFGREAIVTVRDNGIGIPSDMLPHIFDFFTQVDGGERREKGGLGIGLGLVRDLVKRHGGSVEAKSDGQGRGSTFTVRLPIFEDGPP, encoded by the coding sequence CTGAAAGACGCGGATCGCCGAAAGGACGAGTTTCTCGCGACGCTCGCCCATGAACTCCGGAATCCGTTGGCGGCGATAAAGGCGGCGACCTACACCTTGGATCATGGGAGCGCCAGGGAAACCAAAGCGAGGCAGGAAATCGACGCCCTCGCAATTTTAGACCGGCAGGTCGATCAGCTTGTTCGCCTGGTCGACGACCTCCTCGAGGTATCGCGTATCAGGACAGGAAAAATCACCTTACGGTTAGAGCCTGTCGATCTTGAAAAAGTGCTGCGGCAAGCCATAGAAACTGCTCAGCCGGAACTGGACCGCGGTCGGCACACTTTGAAAGTGGACCTGCCGAATGATCAAATTGTTCTCCGGGGCGATTTGGTGCGCCTCATACAGGTATTCGCCAATCTTCTGAACAACGCTGCAAAATACACTGATCCGAATGGTAAGATAGAGCTCTCCGCCGAGCGGTTTGGTCGCGAGGCAATAGTCACAGTACGCGACAATGGCATTGGCATCCCATCTGATATGCTACCTCACATCTTCGATTTCTTTACCCAGGTTGACGGCGGCGAGCGCCGCGAAAAAGGTGGGCTAGGCATTGGGCTTGGCCTCGTTCGCGACTTGGTAAAGCGTCATGGTGGGAGCGTTGAAGCAAAGAGTGACGGGCAGGGGCGAGGCAGCACCTTCACCGTGCGACTTCCAATTTTCGAAGACGGCCCCCCATAG